The proteins below are encoded in one region of Saccopteryx leptura isolate mSacLep1 chromosome 1, mSacLep1_pri_phased_curated, whole genome shotgun sequence:
- the PNISR gene encoding arginine/serine-rich protein PNISR isoform X2, with translation MWDQGGQPWQQWPLNQQQWMQSFQHQQDPSQIDWAALAQAWIAQREASGQQNMVEQPPGMMPNGQDISTMDSGPNNHGNFQGDSNFNRMWQPEWGMHQQPPHPPPDQPWMPPTPGPMDIVPPSEDSNSQDSGEFAPDNRHIFNQNNHNFGGPPDNFAVGPVNQFDYQHGAAFGPPQGGFHPPYWQPGPPGPPAPPQNRRERPSSFRDRQRSPIALPVKQEPPQIDAVKRRTLPAWIREGLEKMEREKQKKLEKERMEQQRSQLSKKEKKTTEDAEGGDGPRLPQRSKFDSDEEDEDTENVEATSSGKVTRSPSPVPQEEQSEPEMTEEEKEYQMMLLTKMLLTEILLDVTDEEIYYVAKDAHRKATKAPAKQLAQSSALASLTGLGGLGGYGSGDSEDERSDRASESSDTDDEELRHRIRQKQEAFWRKEKEQQLLHDKQMEEEKQQTERVTKEMNEFIHKEQNSLSLLEARETDGDMVNEKKRTPNETTSVLEPKKDHKEKEKQGRSRSGSSSSGSSSSNSRSSSSSSTVSSSSYSSSSGSSRTSSRSSTPKRKKRHSRSRSPTIKARRSRSRSYSRRIKIDSNRARVKIRDRRRSNRNSMERERRRNRSPSRERRRSRSRSRDRRTNRSSRSRSRDRRKIDDQRGSLSGSSHKHKDQQLLPAVNAEE, from the exons ATGTGGGATCAAGGAGGACAGCCTTGGCAGCAATGGCCCTTGAACCAGCAACAGTGGATGCAGTCATTCCAGCACCAGCAGGATCCAA GCCAGATTGACTGGGCTGCATTGGCTCAAGCTTGGATTGCCCAAAGAGAAGCTTCAGGACAGCAAAACATGGTAGAACAACCACCAGGAATGATGCCAAATGGACAAGATATATCAACAATGGACTCTGGTCCAAACAATCATGGGAATTTTCAAGGGGATTCAAACTTTAACAGGATGTGGCAACCAG AATGGGGAATGCATCAGCAACCCCCCCATCCCCCTCCAGATCAGCCATGGATGCCACCAACACCAGGCCCAATGGACATTGTTCCTCCTTCCGAAGACAGCAACAGTCAGGACAGTGGGGAATTTGCCCCTGACAACAGGCATATATTTAACCAGAACAATCACAACTTTGGTGGACCACCCGATAATTTTGCAGTGGGCCCAGTGAACCAGTTTGACTATCAG CATGGGGCTGCTTTTGGTCCACCGCAAGGTGGATTTCATCCTCCTTATTGGCAACCAGGACCTCCAGGACCTCCAGCACCTCCCCAGAATCGAAGAGAAAGGCCATCGTCATTCAGGGATCGGCAGCGCTCACCTATTGCACTTCCTGTGAAGCAGGAGCCTCCACAAATTG ATGCAGTAAAACGCAGGACTCTTCCAGCTTGGATTCGGGAAGGTCTTGAAAAAATGGAACGTGAAAAGCAAAAGAAgttggagaaagaaagaatggaacAACAACGTTCACAGttgtccaaaaaagaaaagaagactacGGAAGATGCGGAAGGAGGTGATGGCCCTCGTTTACCTCAGAGAAGTAAATTT GATAGTGACGAGGAAGATGAAGACACTGAAAATGTTGAGGCTACAAGCAGTGGAAAAGTCACCAGAAGTCCATCTCCAGTTCCTCAGGAAGAGCAAAGTGAACCAGAGAtgactgaagaagagaaagaatatcaaatg atGTTACTGACAAAAATGCTGCTAACTGAAATTCTACTGGAtgtcacagatgaagaaatttattATGTAGCCAAAGATGCACAccggaaagcaacaaaag CTCCTGCAAAACAGCTGGCACAGTCCAGTGCACTGGCTTCCCTCACTGGACTCG GTGGACTGGGTGGTTATGGATCAGGAGACAGTGAAGATGAGAGGAGTGATAGAGCCTCTGAGTCATCTGACACTGATGATGAGGAATTACGGCACCGAATCCGGCAAAAACAGGAAGCcttttggagaaaagaaaaagaacaacagctGTTACATGATAAACAGATGGAAG aAGAAAAGCAACAAACTGAAAGGGTTACAAAAGAGATGAATGAATTTATccataaagaacaaaatagtttATCATTACTTGAAGCAAGAGAAACAGACGGTGATAtggttaatgaaaagaaaagaactccaaatgaaactacatcagTTTTAGAACCAAAAAAAGaccataaagaaaaagagaaacaaggaaGGAGTAGATCAGGAAGTTCTAGTAGTGGTAGTTCCAGTAGCAATAGCAGAagtagcagtagtagtagtaCTGTTTCTAGCTCTTCATACAGTTCTAGCTCAGGTAGTAGTCGCACATCTTCTCGATCTTCTACTCCTAAACGGAAAAAGAGACATAGTAGGAGTAGATCTCCAACAATTAAAGCTAGACGTAGTAGGAGTAGAAGTTATTCTCGCAGAATTAAAATAGACAGCAATAGGGCTAGAGTCAAGATTAGAGATAGGAGGAGATCTAATAGAAATAGCATGGAAAGAGAAAGACGAAGAAATCGGAGTCCTTCCCGAGAGAGACGTAGAAGTAGAAGTCGCTCAAGGGATAGGCGAACCAATCGGTCCAGTCGCAGTAGGAGTCGAGATAGGCGTAAAATTGATGACCAACGTGGAAGTCTTAGTGGGAGCAGTCATAAACATAAAG aTCAACAACTCCTCCCCGCCGTAAACGCTGAGGAATGA
- the PNISR gene encoding arginine/serine-rich protein PNISR isoform X1, which translates to MWDQGGQPWQQWPLNQQQWMQSFQHQQDPSQIDWAALAQAWIAQREASGQQNMVEQPPGMMPNGQDISTMDSGPNNHGNFQGDSNFNRMWQPEWGMHQQPPHPPPDQPWMPPTPGPMDIVPPSEDSNSQDSGEFAPDNRHIFNQNNHNFGGPPDNFAVGPVNQFDYQHGAAFGPPQGGFHPPYWQPGPPGPPAPPQNRRERPSSFRDRQRSPIALPVKQEPPQIDAVKRRTLPAWIREGLEKMEREKQKKLEKERMEQQRSQLSKKEKKTTEDAEGGDGPRLPQRSKFDSDEEDEDTENVEATSSGKVTRSPSPVPQEEQSEPEMTEEEKEYQMMLLTKMLLTEILLDVTDEEIYYVAKDAHRKATKAPAKQLAQSSALASLTGLGGLGGYGSGDSEDERSDRASESSDTDDEELRHRIRQKQEAFWRKEKEQQLLHDKQMEEEKQQTERVTKEMNEFIHKEQNSLSLLEARETDGDMVNEKKRTPNETTSVLEPKKDHKEKEKQGRSRSGSSSSGSSSSNSRSSSSSSTVSSSSYSSSSGSSRTSSRSSTPKRKKRHSRSRSPTIKARRSRSRSYSRRIKIDSNRARVKIRDRRRSNRNSMERERRRNRSPSRERRRSRSRSRDRRTNRSSRSRSRDRRKIDDQRGSLSGSSHKHKGEAKEQERKKERSRSIDKDRKKKDKEREREQDKRKEKQKREEKDFKFSGQDDRLKRKRESERTFSRSGSISVKIIRHDSRQDSKKTTTKDSKKHSGSDSSGRSSSESPGSSKEKKAKKPKHSRSRSVEKSQRSGKKASRKHKSKSRSRSTTPPRRKR; encoded by the exons ATGTGGGATCAAGGAGGACAGCCTTGGCAGCAATGGCCCTTGAACCAGCAACAGTGGATGCAGTCATTCCAGCACCAGCAGGATCCAA GCCAGATTGACTGGGCTGCATTGGCTCAAGCTTGGATTGCCCAAAGAGAAGCTTCAGGACAGCAAAACATGGTAGAACAACCACCAGGAATGATGCCAAATGGACAAGATATATCAACAATGGACTCTGGTCCAAACAATCATGGGAATTTTCAAGGGGATTCAAACTTTAACAGGATGTGGCAACCAG AATGGGGAATGCATCAGCAACCCCCCCATCCCCCTCCAGATCAGCCATGGATGCCACCAACACCAGGCCCAATGGACATTGTTCCTCCTTCCGAAGACAGCAACAGTCAGGACAGTGGGGAATTTGCCCCTGACAACAGGCATATATTTAACCAGAACAATCACAACTTTGGTGGACCACCCGATAATTTTGCAGTGGGCCCAGTGAACCAGTTTGACTATCAG CATGGGGCTGCTTTTGGTCCACCGCAAGGTGGATTTCATCCTCCTTATTGGCAACCAGGACCTCCAGGACCTCCAGCACCTCCCCAGAATCGAAGAGAAAGGCCATCGTCATTCAGGGATCGGCAGCGCTCACCTATTGCACTTCCTGTGAAGCAGGAGCCTCCACAAATTG ATGCAGTAAAACGCAGGACTCTTCCAGCTTGGATTCGGGAAGGTCTTGAAAAAATGGAACGTGAAAAGCAAAAGAAgttggagaaagaaagaatggaacAACAACGTTCACAGttgtccaaaaaagaaaagaagactacGGAAGATGCGGAAGGAGGTGATGGCCCTCGTTTACCTCAGAGAAGTAAATTT GATAGTGACGAGGAAGATGAAGACACTGAAAATGTTGAGGCTACAAGCAGTGGAAAAGTCACCAGAAGTCCATCTCCAGTTCCTCAGGAAGAGCAAAGTGAACCAGAGAtgactgaagaagagaaagaatatcaaatg atGTTACTGACAAAAATGCTGCTAACTGAAATTCTACTGGAtgtcacagatgaagaaatttattATGTAGCCAAAGATGCACAccggaaagcaacaaaag CTCCTGCAAAACAGCTGGCACAGTCCAGTGCACTGGCTTCCCTCACTGGACTCG GTGGACTGGGTGGTTATGGATCAGGAGACAGTGAAGATGAGAGGAGTGATAGAGCCTCTGAGTCATCTGACACTGATGATGAGGAATTACGGCACCGAATCCGGCAAAAACAGGAAGCcttttggagaaaagaaaaagaacaacagctGTTACATGATAAACAGATGGAAG aAGAAAAGCAACAAACTGAAAGGGTTACAAAAGAGATGAATGAATTTATccataaagaacaaaatagtttATCATTACTTGAAGCAAGAGAAACAGACGGTGATAtggttaatgaaaagaaaagaactccaaatgaaactacatcagTTTTAGAACCAAAAAAAGaccataaagaaaaagagaaacaaggaaGGAGTAGATCAGGAAGTTCTAGTAGTGGTAGTTCCAGTAGCAATAGCAGAagtagcagtagtagtagtaCTGTTTCTAGCTCTTCATACAGTTCTAGCTCAGGTAGTAGTCGCACATCTTCTCGATCTTCTACTCCTAAACGGAAAAAGAGACATAGTAGGAGTAGATCTCCAACAATTAAAGCTAGACGTAGTAGGAGTAGAAGTTATTCTCGCAGAATTAAAATAGACAGCAATAGGGCTAGAGTCAAGATTAGAGATAGGAGGAGATCTAATAGAAATAGCATGGAAAGAGAAAGACGAAGAAATCGGAGTCCTTCCCGAGAGAGACGTAGAAGTAGAAGTCGCTCAAGGGATAGGCGAACCAATCGGTCCAGTCGCAGTAGGAGTCGAGATAGGCGTAAAATTGATGACCAACGTGGAAGTCTTAGTGGGAGCAGTCATAAACATAAAGGTGAGGCTAAAGaacaagagaggaaaaaagagaggagtcgAAGTATAGATAAAGATAggaaaaagaaggacaaagaaagagagCGTGAACaggataaaagaaaagagaaacaaaaaagggaagaaaaggattTTAAGTTCAGTGGCCAGGATGATAGGTTAAAAAGGAAACGAGAAAGTGAAAGAACGTTCTCTAGGAGTGGTTCTATATCTGTTAAAATCATCAGACATGATTCTAGACAGGATAGTAAGAAAACTACTACCAAAGATAGTAAAAAACATTCAGGCTCTGATTCTAGTGGAAGGAGCAGTTCTGAATCTCCAGGAAGTAGCAAAGAAAAGAAGGCTAAGAAGCCTAAACATAGTCGGTCGCGATCCGTGGAGAAATCTCAAAGGTCTGGTAAGAAGGCAAGCCGCAAACACAAGTCTAAGTCCCGATCAAG aTCAACAACTCCTCCCCGCCGTAAACGCTGA
- the PNISR gene encoding arginine/serine-rich protein PNISR isoform X3, which translates to MWDQGGQPWQQWPLNQQQWMQSFQHQQDPSQIDWAALAQAWIAQREASGQQNMVEQPPGMMPNGQDISTMDSGPNNHGNFQGDSNFNRMWQPG; encoded by the exons ATGTGGGATCAAGGAGGACAGCCTTGGCAGCAATGGCCCTTGAACCAGCAACAGTGGATGCAGTCATTCCAGCACCAGCAGGATCCAA GCCAGATTGACTGGGCTGCATTGGCTCAAGCTTGGATTGCCCAAAGAGAAGCTTCAGGACAGCAAAACATGGTAGAACAACCACCAGGAATGATGCCAAATGGACAAGATATATCAACAATGGACTCTGGTCCAAACAATCATGGGAATTTTCAAGGGGATTCAAACTTTAACAGGATGTGGCAACCAG GCTGA